GAGGGGGGCACCCCCTCACCTCCCCCATCGTCCTGTGGTGCTGTGTTGCTGACGCGTCGTACGCAGACGCCCGTAGCACCGCGGTGGGGTTCGGGTTCGGCATCAGCGATGCGGTCACCGACAGACCAACTCCGCCCCGGGGCTCAACCGTGAGGGGAAACCTCGCGGATGAGCCTACCGTGGTCTGCCACGGCGTCAGCGCCCGGCGACGGAGCTGCGACGGTGCCATCGCCGGAACGGGAGCGATAGGCACCGCCGGTGTCACGGTGAGAAGGCGAACCCGGGGGGGCTGCCTCTGTCGCCCCACGTCGGCGTTAGCCCCCGTGTAGCGATCGGGTCCGCAGCTCACCGACAAGGGTCGCCACGATCGGCGGAGCGCGGATCCCGTGGTGGACGTGGTGGCCACGGTAACGGGCTGGCACGACTCGCCAGCGGCGGCTCGGGAAAGCCTGATTCCCATGTGAGGATCGCCTGACCTCGTTCCTCCGGCGGATGGGGTGCGGACCCTGCCGGTCCCATGACCACCGAACGAGGACTCTCCATGCTCCCGCGCCACTCCGAGCGCCTCGATGCCCGGCGCCGTGTCGTGCTCGCCCTTTTCGCGTTCTGCGTGCCCGCCGCCACCACGCTCGTCATGATCGATCGGCCGCTCATCGCGGCGGCGTCGACCACCCCAACCCTGCTTGGCGAACAGAGCTGGTACACCATGGACAAGCATCAGCTGTGGGACACGGCGAGCCTCTCGGTGAACGTCGCCAGCGGCGACCTCCTCCTCCACGAGAAGGACCTCGCGATCGCAGGCATCGCCGGCCACAACATCAACCTCGACCGCTACTACAACAGCCTGTCCAACGGGGCCGGCGGCGGAGCCGACTTCGGCTCGGACTGGGTCATGAGCGCCGGCGGCGACGTCAAGCTCACCATCGGCGTGGGCACGATCACCTACCAGGGCCCGAGCAGCTTCCAGCAGGTGTTCAACGCGAACGGCAGCGCTTGGCAGGAGCCGAGTCCAGCGGGGCTGGATGCCAGCCTGGTCGGTGCCAGCGGCGGCCCCTACACCCTCACGTACCACAATAACGGACAGGTCTTGACCTTCAACGGCACCGGCCAGCTGACCAGCAACGCCGACCGCAACAGCGGCTTTCAGGCGCCGAACACCTTCACCTATGCGTACAACGGCGACGGAACCCTCCACCAGGTCACTGACGCCAGCGGCCGAACCGTCAGCTTCACCTACAACGGCGGCGGCAACGTGGCGACGATGGTGGATAATGCCCTGGGCCGCACCTATACCTACACCAT
This Candidatus Dormiibacterota bacterium DNA region includes the following protein-coding sequences:
- a CDS encoding DUF6531 domain-containing protein is translated as MTTERGLSMLPRHSERLDARRRVVLALFAFCVPAATTLVMIDRPLIAAASTTPTLLGEQSWYTMDKHQLWDTASLSVNVASGDLLLHEKDLAIAGIAGHNINLDRYYNSLSNGAGGGADFGSDWVMSAGGDVKLTIGVGTITYQGPSSFQQVFNANGSAWQEPSPAGLDASLVGASGGPYTLTYHNNGQVLTFNGTGQLTSNADRNSGFQAPNTFTYAYNGDGTLHQVTDASGRTVSFTYNGGGNVATMVDNALGRTYTYTINGSHNLTGYADPANPTKTAVFGYDTLGKHEIVDITDPAGAGHTHLVYDTNHRVTELDFTK